One window of Tenacibaculum maritimum NCIMB 2154 genomic DNA carries:
- a CDS encoding slipin family protein: protein MKRIRINTGKIGLVFKSGDYKKLLTTGTHWQFFREEVMVCDLSKEFTPPIAIEVLLKDENFTEKIEIVEVADSELVIVYENGNFYKVLEAGRYFYWKGLIHRSFQRVNISEVTIEESLHKKIFNYHALYKYIRCFEVAAYEKALLLINDECVQEIAGGIYRFWKNENTIKVMKADMRQLQLEVAGQELLTKDKASVRINFYTQYKITDLKKALLENKDYEKQLYILMQLVLRSYIGSYTLDEVLVEKERIAEKVFEEAFQKATELGVEIINCGIRDVILPGDMKEIMNQVLVAQKRAQANIITRREETASTRSLLNTAKLMESNEMLFALKEMEYVEKIADKIGEITVSGKGNVIQELRKIFAVDK from the coding sequence ATGAAAAGAATTAGAATTAATACAGGTAAAATAGGGCTAGTATTTAAAAGTGGTGATTATAAGAAATTGTTAACAACAGGAACTCATTGGCAGTTTTTCAGAGAGGAAGTTATGGTATGTGATTTATCGAAAGAGTTCACGCCTCCTATAGCAATAGAAGTGTTGCTAAAAGACGAGAATTTTACAGAGAAGATAGAAATTGTTGAAGTGGCAGATAGTGAATTGGTTATTGTTTATGAAAATGGAAATTTTTATAAAGTTTTAGAGGCTGGAAGGTATTTTTATTGGAAAGGGTTGATACATAGAAGCTTTCAAAGAGTAAATATAAGTGAAGTGACTATTGAAGAAAGTTTGCACAAAAAAATATTCAATTATCATGCTTTGTACAAGTATATACGATGTTTTGAGGTAGCGGCTTATGAAAAAGCATTGCTACTAATAAATGATGAGTGTGTACAGGAAATAGCGGGAGGAATTTATAGATTTTGGAAAAATGAGAATACCATTAAAGTAATGAAAGCTGATATGAGACAATTGCAATTAGAGGTAGCAGGGCAAGAATTGCTAACTAAAGATAAAGCAAGTGTCAGAATCAATTTTTATACTCAATATAAAATTACTGATCTTAAAAAAGCATTGTTAGAAAATAAAGATTATGAAAAACAATTATATATTTTAATGCAATTGGTTTTAAGAAGTTATATAGGAAGTTATACTTTAGATGAGGTATTGGTTGAAAAAGAGCGTATTGCCGAAAAAGTCTTTGAAGAAGCTTTTCAAAAAGCTACTGAATTAGGCGTTGAGATCATCAACTGTGGAATACGAGATGTTATTTTACCAGGAGATATGAAAGAAATTATGAATCAGGTGTTGGTAGCACAAAAAAGGGCGCAAGCTAATATCATAACAAGAAGAGAAGAAACAGCTTCAACTAGAAGTCTGCTAAATACAGCTAAATTAATGGAAAGTAATGAAATGCTGTTTGCATTAAAAGAAATGGAATACGTAGAGAAGATTG
- a CDS encoding IS982 family transposase gives MISDTKIIEIFCNLDDFMKEFETVLIKNSISESSKVKKRKRKSKMSKSEVMTIMVIFHLKSYRNLKHFYLYYVCKYMDDFFPDLVSYNRFVELQKKVIPPLAVYLKLHGLGKCSGISFIDSTALKVSHYKREKQHKVFKGIAEKSYGTLGWFYGFKLHLVCNDKGQIVDFMITKANVDDRYPLKNKCFHDKIFGKIYGDKGYLGKDLFDKLFVDGIHLVTKLRKNMNKKALDFMDKVYLRKRAIIESVNDVLKNTCQMEHSRHRSFDNFLGNLIAGLTAYSFLESKPSIKIQRFLPNLGIS, from the coding sequence ATGATTTCTGACACTAAAATAATTGAAATATTTTGTAATCTTGACGATTTTATGAAAGAATTTGAAACAGTTTTAATAAAAAACAGTATTTCAGAGAGTTCTAAAGTTAAAAAGCGTAAGAGGAAATCCAAAATGAGTAAAAGTGAAGTAATGACCATTATGGTTATTTTTCATCTAAAATCCTATCGAAATTTAAAACACTTTTATTTGTATTACGTGTGCAAATACATGGATGATTTCTTTCCTGATCTTGTCTCCTATAATCGATTTGTAGAACTACAAAAGAAAGTTATTCCACCTTTAGCAGTGTATTTAAAACTACACGGATTAGGTAAGTGTTCTGGTATCTCTTTTATTGATTCCACAGCACTAAAAGTGAGTCATTATAAAAGAGAAAAACAACACAAGGTATTTAAAGGAATCGCAGAAAAAAGTTACGGGACATTGGGTTGGTTCTACGGTTTTAAACTTCATTTAGTCTGTAATGATAAAGGACAAATAGTTGATTTTATGATTACTAAAGCAAATGTAGATGACAGATATCCTTTAAAGAACAAGTGCTTTCACGATAAGATATTTGGAAAAATATATGGTGATAAAGGTTATTTAGGCAAAGATCTATTTGATAAATTATTTGTGGATGGTATCCATTTGGTTACCAAATTAAGAAAGAACATGAACAAGAAAGCTCTTGATTTTATGGATAAAGTTTACTTAAGAAAAAGAGCAATTATAGAATCTGTAAATGACGTATTAAAAAATACCTGTCAGATGGAACATTCTAGACATCGCTCGTTTGATAACTTCTTAGGAAACCTAATTGCTGGATTGACTGCTTACTCTTTTCTTGAATCAAAACCGAGCATTAAAATACAAAGGTTCTTACCTAATCTTGGAATAAGTTAA
- a CDS encoding DUF434 domain-containing protein encodes MKNRGKEGNDDYLFGELFMQAKMKEAVYDMSFLLERGYGAPSSCKLVGNRYKLRKRQQQAMRGMSAGNTSVTNRLHKEVSVIDLSNQTLIIDGFNQIILLESMLSEAYLFKGKDGVYRDLSTLYGTYKSVKQTQTAIKLIANFSKLYRIGKIIWVLDKPISNSGRMKTLLTAYAEEKDLNWEVLLENNPDKIIAESKYIGVTSDAWILERVSKWFNLIAHLIPKEYPSLVMS; translated from the coding sequence ATGAAGAATAGAGGAAAAGAAGGTAACGATGATTATTTATTTGGTGAATTATTCATGCAAGCAAAGATGAAAGAAGCTGTTTACGATATGTCTTTTTTGTTAGAAAGAGGATATGGAGCACCTTCATCATGTAAACTGGTAGGAAATAGGTATAAGCTTCGTAAGCGTCAGCAACAAGCAATGAGAGGAATGTCAGCAGGTAATACATCGGTAACCAATAGGTTGCATAAGGAAGTGTCAGTAATTGATTTGAGTAATCAAACACTTATTATTGATGGTTTTAATCAAATTATATTGTTGGAAAGCATGCTGTCAGAAGCCTATCTATTTAAAGGGAAAGATGGAGTTTATAGAGATTTATCTACATTGTACGGAACATATAAAAGCGTAAAACAAACCCAAACAGCAATAAAGCTCATTGCAAACTTTAGTAAGTTGTATAGGATTGGAAAGATAATATGGGTATTGGACAAACCTATATCTAATAGTGGGAGAATGAAAACATTGTTAACGGCATACGCTGAGGAAAAGGATTTGAATTGGGAGGTGCTTTTAGAGAATAATCCTGATAAAATTATAGCAGAAAGTAAGTATATTGGCGTAACGAGTGATGCATGGATTTTAGAGCGTGTTTCCAAATGGTTTAATCTTATAGCGCATTTAATACCTAAAGAATATCCTTCTTTAGTAATGTCCTAA